A region from the Lycium barbarum isolate Lr01 chromosome 8, ASM1917538v2, whole genome shotgun sequence genome encodes:
- the LOC132607606 gene encoding ABSCISIC ACID-INSENSITIVE 5-like protein 2 yields MVTRGMGSQGGGGGVKEAKPNALARQGSLYKLTLDEVRNQLGNCGKPLNSMNLDEFVKTVWTIEASQELGGNDYVAVEHGASLQRQSSITMSRDLSKKTVDEVWQDIQQGVKIDSVDKRSQERQLTLGEITLEDFLVKAGVIAESTQGKRISGLVSGVDSMSLTQQAQWPHYQTPPMHQAPEQQQNILPAFMPGHPVQQPLPLVANPIIDAPYHETQVAMSPSHLMGTLSDTQTSGRKRVAPDDVIEKGVERRQKRMIKNRESAARSRARKQAYTQELENKVSRLEEENERLKRQKEIENILPSVPPPEPKYQLRRTSSGPI; encoded by the exons ATGGTAACTCGTGGGATGGGATCTCAGGGGGGTGGTGGGGGTGTAAAAGAAGCAAAGCCAAATGCTTTGGCTAGGCAAGGATCACTGTACAAGCTCACTCTTGATGAAGTTCGAAATCAATTGGGGAATTGTGGGAAACCACTCAATAGCATGAATCTTGATGAGTTTGTTAAAACTGTATGGACTATTGAGGCTAGCCAAGAACTAGGGGGAAATGATTACGTGGCAGTGGAGCACGGGGCTTCTCTGCAGCGACAATCAAGCATTACTATGTCCAGGGATCTCAGCAAGAAGACTGTCGATGAGGTGTGGCAAGATATTCAGCAGGGGGTAAAAATAGATAGCGTTGATAAGAGAAGCCAGGAGAGGCAACTTACTTTAGGTGAGATAACTCTGGAGGATTTCTTGGTCAAGGCTGGAGTTATTGCTGAATCGACCCAAGGCAAGAGAATTTCTGGTTTAGTTTCAGGGGTTGATTCAATGTCGTTGACGCAACAAGCTCAGTGGCCACATTATCAAACCCCGCCAATGCATCAGGCACCAGAACAGCAGCAGAATATTCTACCAGCTTTTATGCCAGGCCATCCAGTTCAACAGCCTTTACCTCTTGTTGCTAACCCAATTATCGATGCACCTTATCATGAAACTCAGGTGGCTATGTCTCCATCGCATTTAATGGGAACATTATCAGACACACAAACATCTGGAAGAAAGCGAGTTGCTCCAGATGATGTGATCGAAAAGGGTGTCGAAAGGAGGCAGAAGAGGATGATTAAAAATAGGGAATCTGCAGCTCGGTCACGAGCAAGAAAGCAG GCTTACACCCAGGAATTAGAGAACAAGGTTTCACGGCTTGAAGAGGAGAATGAAAGACTTAAGCGACAGAAG
- the LOC132607607 gene encoding pre-mRNA-splicing factor ATP-dependent RNA helicase DEAH7, which yields MQQGDVGPIDLDKTTTTLEPEKTGSGGLFVPGKERVVFKPSERKSLLGLDALAIAKRGGATVESGFKVPRERLASVASSLDEDEEAFAASGVDELGSSASNVSRNNVQRRYRESYASETSVPGSAVTGEREDAETVVRPHLHENTEVPAASSGSLRSTISRGESVDRERDRSKYRDDYRSESREGRRRERRTSREEHHYRDSSRGYEREYDGDDGRKRSRYEGPRRTPGRSEWDDGRWEWQDTPRRDSRSGSSSRRYEPSPSPKFLGASPDSRLVSPWLGDHTPHSAGAASPWDSVAPSPTPIRASGSSVRSSSSRYGAKSSLIMSSTGSSLSEDGGGDTNGASEEDQYQDITESMRLEMEYNSDRAWYDREEGSTVFEGDGSSAFLGDEASFQKKEVELAKKLVRKDGSKMSLAQSKRLSQLTADNAQWEDRQLLRSGAVRGTEVQTEFDDEDERKVILLVHDTKPPFLDGRIVFTKQAEPIMPIKDPTSDMAIISRKGSALVREIREKQNMHKSRQRFWELAGSKLGDILGVEKTAEQVDADTAVVGEDGEVDFKGEATFSQHFKKGEAVSDFAKSKTLSQQRQYLPIFSIRDELLQVVRENQVVVVVGETGSGKTTQLTQYLHEDGYTDNGIVGCTQPRRVAAMSVAKRVSEEMETELGDKVGYAIRFEDVTGPSTVIKYMTDGVLLRETLKDADLEKYRVIVMDEAHERSLNTDVLFGILKKVVARRRDFKLIVTSATLNAQKFSNFFGSVPIFHIPGRTFPVTKLYSKTPCEDYVEAAVKQAMTIHITSAPGDILIFMTGQDEIEATCYALSERMEQLTSSTKQAVPNLLILPIYSQLPADLQAKIFQKAEDGARKCIVATNIAETSLTVDGIYYVIDTGYGKMKVYNPRMGMDALQVFPISRAAADQRAGRAGRTGPGTCYRLYTENAYENEMLQSPVPEIQRTNLGNVVLLLKSLKIQNLLDFDFMDPPPQDNILNSMYQLWVLGALNNVGDLTALGWKMVEFPLDPPLAKMLLMGEQLDCLNEVLTIVSMLSVPSVFFRPKDRAEESDAAREKFFVPESDHLTLLNVYQQWKANQYRGDWCNDHYLQVKGLRKAREVRSQLLDILKTLKIPLTSCGPDWDVVRKAICSAYFHNAARLKGVGEYVNCRTGMPCHLHPTSALYGLGYTPDNVVYHELILTSKEYMQCVTAVEPHWLAELGPMFFSVKDSDTSMLEHKKKQKEEKTAMEEEMEKLRMVRAEAERRNKEKEKEKRAKELQQVSMPGLKKGSTTYLRPKRLGL from the exons ATGCAG CAAGGAGATGTTGGACCAATTGATTTGGACAAGACAACAACGACATTGGAACCTGAAAAGACGGGTAGTGGGGGTCTTTTTGTTCCGGGGAAGGAGAGAGTAGTTTTTAAACCTTCAGAGCGGAAATCACTTCTAG GGCTTGATGCCTTGGCGATTGCTAAAAGGGGAGGGGCTACTGTAGAGAGTGGATTTAAAGTTCCAAGGGAGAGACTTGCTTCAGTTGCTTCATCTTTAGATGAGGACGAGGAAGCATTTGCTGCTTCTGGAGTTGATGAGTTGGGAAGTAGTGCATCTAATGTTTCACGTAATAATGTACAGAGGAGGTATCGTGAATCGTATGCTAGTGAGACATCTGTTCCAG GTAGTGCAGTAACCGGTGAACGGGAAGATGCTGAGACAGTCGTGAGGCCTCACTTGCATGAGAACACAGAG GTTCCAGCTGCATCTTCTGGGAGTTTACGTTCTACGATATCCAGGGGCGAGTCAGTTGACCGTGAAAGAGATAGAAGTAAATACAGGGATGATTACAGAAGTGAAAGCAGGGAAGGGAGAAGGAGAGAGAGAAGAACCAGCAGGGAAGAGCACCATTACAGGGATTCATCACGTGGTTATGAAAGAGAATATGATGGGGATGACGGAAGAAAAAGAAGTAGATATGAAGGTCCTAGGAGAACTCCTG GAAGATCGGAATGGGATGATGGTAGATGGGAGTGGCAAGATACCCCTCGTCGTGATAGTCGTTCCGGTAGTAGTAGCAGGCGTTATGAGCCTTCACCATCCCCAAAGTTCCTTGGTGCTTCACCTGATTCTCGACTTGTATCCCCATGGCTCGGGGATCACACTCCTCATTCTGCTG GAGCTGCTTCTCCGTGGGACAGTGTTGCCCCTTCTCCAACTCCAATAAGGGCATCTGGGTCATCAGTAAGATCTTCAAGTTCTAGATATGGTGCAAAATCCAGTTTGATTATGTCTTCGACAGGAAGTTCTCTGTCTGAG GATGGCGGAGGTGACACAAATGGTGCCTCTGaagaagatcaatatcaagataTTACTGAAAGTATGCGTTTAGAGATGGAGTATAATTCTGATCGTGCCTG GTATGACCGCGAAGAAGGTAGTACAGTGTTTGAGGGGGATGGTTCATCAGCATTTCTTGGGGATGAGGCATCTTTCCAGAAGAAAGAGGTGGAATTGGCCAAAAAACTG GTTCGTAAAGATGGAAGCAAGATGTCACTTGCTCAAAGTAAAAGGTTATCACAGCTCACTGCAGACAATGCTCAATGGGAGGATCGCCAGCTTTTGAGATCTGGAGCTGTTAGAGGAACTGAGGTGCAGACAGAATTTGATGATGAGGACGAACGGAAGGTTATTCTTCTTGTTCACG ATACAAAGCCCCCCTTTTTGGATGGGAGAATTGTTTTCACCAAGCAAGCTGAGCCGATAATGCCAATAAAGGACCCAACATCAGATATGGCCATAATTTCACGCAAAGGTTCAGCTCTAGTTCGGGAAATACGTgaaaaacaaaacatgcacaagTCTCGCCAAAGATTTTGGGAGCTAGCTGGCTCAAAACTCGGAGATATTCTTGGTGTGGAGAAGACTGCAGAGCAG GTTGATGCGGATACTGCTGTAGTGGGTGAGGATGGTGAGGTTGATTTTAAGGGAGAAGCTACATTCTCACAGCACTTCAAGAAAGGGGAAGCTGTCAGTGATTTTGCAAAATCAAAAACACTTTCACAGCAAAGGCAGTATCTTCCCATCTTCTCTATCCGAGATGAGTTATTGCAG GTGGTTCGCGAAAACCAAGTGGTGGTCGTTGTTGGAGAAACTGGTTCTGGAAAGACAACACAGCTAACCCAG TACCTTCATGAAGATGGCTATACAGATAATGGGATCGTTGGTTGCACCCAACCCAGGCGTGTGGCAGCCATGAGTGTTGCAAAAAGAGTCAGTGAAGAAATGGAAACCGAGCTTGGTGATAAAGTTGGATATGCCATTCGTTTTGAAGATGTCACTGGGCCAAGTACTGTTATCAAG TACATGACTGATGGTGTTCTTCTAAGGGAAACACTCAAAGATGCGGATCTTGAAAAATATCG TGTAATTGTAATGGACGAGGCCCATGAAAGATCACTTAACACTGATGTCCTTTTTGGCATTCTTAAGAAAGTTGTGGCCAGGCGACGTGATTTTAAGCTTATTGTCACTTCTGCCACTCTGAATGCGCAGAAATTCTCCAACTTCTTTGGGAG CGTCCCAATATTTCACATACCTGGAAGAACCTTTCCAGTTACAAAACTGTATAGTAAAACTCCATGCGAAGATTATGTCGAAGCTGCAGTTAAGCAAGCAATGACCATCCATATTACTAGTGCACCAGGTGATATACTCATCTTCATGACTGGTCAGGATGAGATTGAAGCTACCTGTTATGCACTTTCAGAGCGCATGGAACAGCTTACCTCGTCAACAAAGCAAGCAGTGCCCAATCTATTAATACTTCCTATATACTCCCAACTTCCCGCTGATTTGCAAGCAAAAATATTCCAGAAAGCTGAAGACGGGGCTCGAAAATGCATTGTTGCGACTAATATTGCTGAAACATCCTTGACTGTCGATGGAATTTACTATGTCATTGATACAGGCTATGGTAAAATGAAGGTGTACAATCCTCGTATGGGTATGGATGCTCTGCAAGTGTTCCCCATTAGTCGAGCTGCAGCTGACCAGCGTGCTGGTCGAGCTGGTAGAACTGGCCCAGGGACTTGTTACCGGCTTTATACTGAGAATGCGTATGAGAATGAAATGCTGCAAAGCCCCGTGCCGGAGATTCAACGGACAAATCTTGGGAATGTGGTTTTGCTGCTCAAGTCTCTCAAAATTCAGAACCTGTTGGATTTTGATTTTATGGACCCACCTCCTCAGGATAACATCCTTAACTCCATGTATCAGTTGTGGGTATTAGGTGCACTTAACAATGTTGGGGATTTAACAGCCCTTGGCTGGAAAATGGTGGAGTTCCCGTTGGATCCTCCCCTCGCCAAAATGCTCTTGATGGGAGAACAACTAGATTGCTTAAATGAGGTTCTGACTATTGTTTCTATGCTTTCAGTGCCTTCAGTTTTCTTTAGACCCAAGGATAGGGCAGAGGAAAGTGATGCTGCTAGGGAAAAGTTTTTTGTGCCAGAATCTGATCACCTTACACTGCTTAATGTTTACCAGCAATGGAAAGCTAATCAATACAGGGGGGACTGGTGTAATGACCACTATTTACAGGTCAAAGGTCTACGCAAGGCTAGGGAAGTAAGGTCTCAATTGCTGGATATCCTGAAGACACTTAAAATACCGCTCACCTCCTGTGGTCCTGATTGGGATGTTGTAAGGAAAGCCATCTGCTCTGCCTACTTCCATAATGCAGCTAGACTGAAGGGAGTTGGGGAATATGTTAATTGCAGGACTGGAATGCCTTGTCACCTGCATCCCACCAGTGCTCTCTATGGATTGGGTTACACTCCTGATAACGTGGTTTATCATGAGCTAATCTTGACATCAAAAGAGTACATGCAGTGTGTGACAGCTGTGGAGCCTCACTGGTTGGCTGAGCTGGGGCCAATGTTCTTCTCCGTGAAAGATTCTGATACATCAATGCTGGAACATAAAAAGAAACAGAAAGAGGAGAAAACTGCCATGGAGGAAGAAATGGAGAAGTTGAGGATGGTCCGGGCTGAAGCTGAGAGACGAAacaaggagaaggagaaggaaaaGAGAGCAAAAGAGCTGCAACAGGTTTCAATGCCTGGTTTGAAGAAAGGGTCAACTACTTATTTACGACCTAAGAGGCTGGGTCTGTAA